Proteins from a genomic interval of Desulfofustis limnaeus:
- a CDS encoding major capsid protein, which yields MQINLRSFFSPVAVANHLLALPVLQSFIMDLIYPNRPTHPFPVLGFDELTAINGNVPVVRRGTAAYALGGEGQTITYLEPQPVDISSFVTAADLNNLKLLGTAGTEQWVRNKVDAQRRVVRATTEALACQSLTGKISYPMKTDTGLKLYEVDFGSVLEFTITKKWDHADTTVADILLDLINMGNKIKQTSGYGATIHYLAGQKTYVAVANKVLALPGDSKVAAKVTEQGINLGGFEIKLAQGGYTNLTNNTWVPAVTDHHVLAVAADAPWRLFYCALDDLDANLLPMPFYSKPVKKDNPSGYEIIGMSKPVPVPVVKAICKGVATAA from the coding sequence ATGCAGATCAATTTGCGATCGTTCTTTTCGCCGGTAGCGGTGGCCAACCACCTGTTGGCCCTGCCGGTGCTGCAGTCCTTCATCATGGACCTGATCTACCCGAACCGGCCGACGCACCCCTTCCCGGTGCTCGGGTTCGACGAGCTGACCGCCATCAACGGCAACGTGCCGGTGGTGCGCCGGGGCACGGCCGCCTATGCGCTGGGCGGCGAGGGGCAGACGATCACCTATCTCGAACCGCAGCCGGTGGACATTTCGTCCTTTGTCACCGCAGCGGATCTGAACAACCTGAAGCTGCTCGGCACCGCCGGCACCGAACAATGGGTGCGCAACAAGGTTGACGCCCAGCGCCGGGTGGTGCGGGCCACCACCGAGGCCCTGGCCTGCCAGTCGCTGACCGGCAAGATCAGCTACCCGATGAAGACCGATACCGGGCTGAAACTCTACGAGGTGGATTTCGGCTCGGTGCTCGAGTTCACCATCACCAAGAAGTGGGATCACGCCGACACCACCGTCGCCGACATCCTGCTGGATCTGATCAACATGGGCAACAAGATCAAGCAGACCAGCGGCTACGGGGCGACCATCCACTACCTGGCCGGGCAGAAGACCTATGTGGCCGTGGCCAACAAGGTGCTGGCCCTGCCGGGCGACAGCAAGGTGGCCGCCAAGGTCACCGAGCAGGGGATCAACCTTGGCGGCTTCGAGATCAAGCTCGCCCAGGGCGGCTACACCAACCTGACCAACAACACCTGGGTGCCGGCCGTGACCGACCACCATGTGCTGGCGGTGGCCGCCGACGCGCCGTGGCGGCTGTTCTACTGCGCCCTTGACGATCTGGACGCCAACCTGCTGCCGATGCCGTTCTACTCCAAGCCGGTGAAGAAGGACAACCCGTCCGGCTACGAGATCATCGGCATGAGCAAGCCGGTGCCGGTACCGGTGGTCAAGGCGATCTGTAAAGGCGTGGCGACCGCCGCCTGA
- a CDS encoding phage tail terminator protein, translating into MAAVLSVAEQLAALIERIREQVPALKSVVGMEDLDEAMAAATRLPAAVVLFSGDYPQKPASSLQQHTGQLLNRYWSVIVILELTRTPAEGLDLVEQVNAAGVGWQPCRGVKYLTAAGTRFVEKFDKTRVVYEVRFATLTTL; encoded by the coding sequence ATGGCGGCGGTGTTGAGTGTGGCCGAGCAGCTGGCGGCTTTGATCGAGCGGATCAGGGAACAGGTGCCGGCGCTGAAATCGGTGGTCGGCATGGAGGATCTCGACGAGGCCATGGCCGCCGCCACCCGGCTGCCGGCGGCGGTGGTGCTGTTCTCCGGCGATTACCCGCAGAAACCGGCGTCGAGCCTGCAGCAGCACACCGGGCAGCTGCTCAACCGCTACTGGTCGGTGATCGTCATCCTCGAGCTGACCCGAACGCCGGCCGAGGGGCTGGATCTGGTGGAACAGGTGAACGCGGCCGGGGTCGGCTGGCAGCCGTGCCGGGGCGTGAAATACCTGACGGCGGCCGGCACCCGGTTTGTGGAGAAATTCGATAAAACGCGGGTCGTCTACGAGGTCCGGTTCGCGACCCTGACGACCCTGTAA
- a CDS encoding DUF935 domain-containing protein: protein MDRDELLRQIADHTSDPSFVLGLSQLPNPDEVLRKAGLSHQVYDQVLTDPHVMSKVIDRRAGLLRREWQVKAGGDAAEDLKAVALCEQAVADLEEHEEYPLENSLGILQEAALRGHRALEVVWRRTGGGWLPEFLRDIPNRRLIHTGVQWRLLTIDAPSHGIDLPQRKVLLATHMASTDNPYGEALLSRCYWPYLFKHNGLKWWVTLAEKYGLPWIIAMLGGQTEEAQRRELLSKLVAMAVDPVTVLPKGAEVDFKLIEGVSPDVHDRLIRISNAEISKVLVGQTLSTEMDGSSGSRAAAETHSGLRDEIVEADGKLVARVMNRLFAWITELNLGPTVAPPKFVWIEEYEPPREWSLIAARAIRSLPGKVPLRWAYDKFGIGEEYREDQDMVAPLVGGGGEAGADFARDDGAFTPQQQALEALAEKSAGAARQILAENEAKLLTVVENASSYEEAMERLLDVYPELATEDLEDLLARTLTAATLYGRYTAGEETAEDDHDADA from the coding sequence TCGCCGACCATACGAGCGACCCGAGCTTCGTGCTCGGGTTGTCGCAACTGCCCAACCCCGACGAGGTGCTGCGCAAGGCCGGGCTCAGCCACCAGGTCTATGACCAAGTGCTGACCGATCCGCACGTGATGTCCAAGGTCATCGACCGGAGAGCCGGCCTGCTGCGCCGAGAATGGCAGGTCAAGGCCGGCGGCGATGCGGCCGAGGATCTGAAGGCCGTGGCGCTGTGCGAGCAGGCCGTGGCCGATCTCGAGGAGCATGAAGAGTACCCGCTGGAAAACAGCCTCGGCATCCTCCAGGAGGCGGCGCTGCGCGGCCACCGGGCGCTGGAGGTGGTATGGCGCCGGACCGGCGGCGGCTGGCTGCCTGAATTCCTACGTGATATCCCCAACCGGCGGCTGATCCACACCGGCGTGCAGTGGCGTCTGCTGACCATCGACGCGCCGAGTCACGGCATCGACCTGCCACAGCGCAAAGTGCTGCTCGCCACCCACATGGCAAGCACCGATAACCCGTACGGTGAGGCGCTGCTGTCGCGTTGCTATTGGCCGTACCTGTTCAAGCATAACGGCCTCAAGTGGTGGGTGACCCTTGCTGAAAAATACGGTCTGCCGTGGATCATCGCCATGCTCGGCGGCCAGACCGAGGAAGCGCAGCGCCGCGAGCTGCTGTCCAAGCTGGTGGCCATGGCGGTCGACCCCGTCACTGTGCTGCCCAAAGGGGCCGAGGTTGATTTCAAGCTGATCGAAGGGGTCAGCCCTGATGTCCACGACCGGCTGATCAGGATCAGCAACGCCGAGATCAGCAAGGTGCTGGTCGGCCAGACGCTGTCCACCGAGATGGACGGCAGCTCCGGTTCGCGGGCGGCGGCCGAGACGCACAGCGGCCTGCGCGACGAGATCGTGGAGGCCGACGGCAAGCTGGTGGCACGGGTGATGAACCGGCTGTTCGCCTGGATCACCGAGCTGAACCTCGGCCCGACCGTCGCCCCGCCGAAGTTCGTCTGGATCGAGGAGTATGAACCGCCTCGGGAATGGTCGCTGATCGCCGCCCGCGCTATCCGCTCATTGCCCGGTAAGGTGCCGTTGCGTTGGGCCTACGACAAGTTCGGCATCGGCGAGGAATACCGGGAAGACCAGGACATGGTGGCTCCTCTGGTGGGCGGTGGCGGCGAGGCCGGCGCGGATTTCGCCCGCGACGACGGCGCCTTTACACCTCAGCAGCAGGCCCTGGAAGCGCTTGCCGAGAAGTCCGCCGGGGCCGCCAGGCAGATCCTGGCGGAGAACGAGGCGAAGTTGCTCACCGTGGTGGAGAACGCCTCCTCCTATGAAGAGGCGATGGAGCGGCTGCTCGACGTCTATCCGGAGCTGGCGACCGAGGATCTCGAAGATCTGCTGGCCCGGACGCTGACGGCGGCGACGCTGTACGGCCGCTACACGGCCGGCGAGGAGACGGCGGAGGACGATCATGACGCTGACGCTTGA
- a CDS encoding phage head morphogenesis protein, giving the protein MTLTLEPLPAREAIAFWQDKVPMGAGAFAALSAEEKLHAFAVSGIAKGDELDSIYEALQRAIDDGISYGEFKKQCADIFTRRGWTGKRDWRVQNIFRTNIQTAYNVGRWQRQQQSAGSFPYLMYNAVNDSRTRPTHRALDGKVFPADHPFWDTWYPPNGFRCRCSTISLTEGQVKRRGLRVETEDPTNTPTLIPHPVTGEKIHLQQLLPDPGFAGNPGKSRAAALLTTLAQRAEQWTDAVAAPVLGGLLSGEGFALWYRKPTGVWPVAKLNSAQAAAVAAPTRTVLLPAETAARLRRDHPELTSTDFLLVQRALDQGQRRDTEAGPIFTLETGDAVVTVTLTTGSDGLRIVGLEKRSLSEPGS; this is encoded by the coding sequence ATGACGCTGACGCTTGAACCGCTGCCGGCCCGTGAGGCGATCGCCTTCTGGCAGGACAAGGTGCCGATGGGCGCGGGCGCGTTCGCCGCCCTGAGCGCCGAAGAGAAGCTGCACGCGTTCGCCGTCTCCGGCATCGCCAAGGGCGACGAGTTAGACAGCATCTACGAGGCGCTGCAGCGGGCCATCGACGATGGGATCAGCTACGGCGAGTTCAAGAAACAGTGCGCCGATATCTTTACCCGGCGCGGCTGGACCGGCAAGCGGGACTGGCGGGTGCAGAACATTTTCCGCACCAATATCCAGACCGCCTATAACGTCGGGCGCTGGCAACGGCAACAGCAGAGCGCCGGGAGTTTTCCCTATCTCATGTACAACGCGGTCAACGACTCCCGCACCCGGCCGACGCACCGGGCTTTGGACGGCAAGGTGTTCCCGGCCGACCATCCGTTCTGGGACACCTGGTATCCGCCCAACGGCTTTCGCTGCCGCTGCTCGACGATCTCGCTCACCGAAGGCCAGGTGAAACGGCGCGGCCTGCGCGTGGAGACCGAGGACCCGACCAACACGCCGACGCTGATCCCACATCCGGTCACCGGTGAGAAGATCCACCTGCAGCAGCTGCTGCCCGATCCCGGCTTTGCCGGCAACCCCGGCAAGAGCCGAGCGGCGGCGCTGCTGACGACGCTGGCGCAGCGGGCCGAGCAGTGGACTGATGCGGTCGCGGCACCGGTCTTGGGCGGGCTGCTCTCCGGTGAGGGCTTTGCGCTCTGGTATCGGAAACCGACCGGTGTCTGGCCGGTGGCGAAACTGAACAGCGCGCAGGCGGCGGCTGTTGCGGCCCCGACCAGGACGGTACTGCTGCCGGCCGAGACGGCCGCGCGGCTGCGTCGGGACCACCCGGAGCTGACGAGCACCGATTTCCTGTTGGTGCAGCGGGCGCTCGACCAGGGCCAGCGCCGTGACACGGAGGCCGGACCGATCTTCACCCTGGAAACCGGTGATGCGGTGGTGACGGTGACCCTCACCACAGGCTCCGACGGCCTGCGGATCGTCGGGCTGGAAAAACGAAGCCTGAGCGAGCCGGGATCATGA
- a CDS encoding phage virion morphogenesis protein translates to MNDSGLSYRLDQAEFDRSVRVLLQGVDDLLPIAADLALLLEESVRWNFRVGGRPQKWPASRRADSQAGYGEDSGQTLVDTGRLLNSITSMGSSDTIRVGTNVDYAAAHHFGVDTQINERVRAHVRRISQAFGKQLPLTEVQVAAHQRSRHLKLPARPFMLIQDEDWDDIGELVSANIQRLLQRS, encoded by the coding sequence ATGAACGATTCCGGACTCAGCTACCGCCTCGATCAGGCCGAGTTCGACCGGAGTGTCCGGGTGCTGTTGCAGGGGGTGGATGACCTGCTGCCGATCGCCGCCGACCTGGCGCTGCTGCTGGAGGAATCGGTGCGCTGGAACTTCCGGGTTGGCGGCCGGCCCCAGAAATGGCCGGCCAGCCGCCGGGCCGACAGCCAGGCCGGGTACGGCGAGGACTCCGGCCAGACCCTGGTGGACACCGGCCGGTTGCTGAACTCGATCACTTCCATGGGCAGCAGCGACACAATCCGGGTCGGCACCAATGTCGACTATGCCGCCGCCCACCACTTCGGGGTGGACACACAGATCAACGAGCGGGTGCGGGCGCATGTGCGGCGGATCAGCCAGGCGTTCGGCAAACAGCTTCCGCTCACCGAGGTACAGGTGGCCGCGCATCAGCGGTCTCGGCACCTGAAGCTGCCGGCCCGGCCGTTCATGCTGATCCAGGATGAGGACTGGGACGACATCGGGGAGCTGGTGAGCGCCAACATTCAACGATTGCTGCAAAGGAGCTGA
- a CDS encoding gp436 family protein yields the protein MAYAQLADLVALLPEETLIRLSNDQNDASAVDGATIAAAIDQADRVIDGYVGMQRTVPLDPVPGLIRTISANLAVYFLYRRRNQVPEVWDKQYQADLAVLVKISTGQIGFGAAGKKEEPPGQTLAASSGKVFGGSGGLLEGF from the coding sequence ATGGCCTACGCACAGCTTGCCGACTTGGTGGCCCTGCTACCGGAAGAGACCCTGATCCGCCTGTCGAACGATCAGAACGACGCCTCGGCGGTTGATGGTGCCACCATCGCGGCGGCGATCGACCAGGCGGACCGGGTGATCGACGGTTATGTGGGCATGCAGCGCACGGTGCCGCTCGACCCGGTGCCGGGTTTGATCCGGACCATCTCCGCCAACCTGGCCGTCTATTTTCTCTACCGGCGGCGCAACCAGGTGCCGGAGGTGTGGGACAAGCAATACCAGGCGGATCTGGCGGTGCTGGTGAAGATCAGCACCGGCCAGATCGGCTTCGGCGCGGCGGGCAAGAAAGAGGAACCGCCCGGCCAGACGCTCGCCGCCTCGAGCGGCAAGGTGTTCGGCGGCTCGGGCGGGCTGTTGGAGGGCTTTTAG
- a CDS encoding D-Ala-D-Ala carboxypeptidase family metallohydrolase produces MARLSTHFSRQEFCCRCGCGFDTVDAELLTVLQWLRWETGKPVRISSGCRCERYNTRVNGAKRSKHLVGRAADIVVDGYRPAEIYHLINTNFPDRLGLIEYETFVHIDTRAGKYRDKR; encoded by the coding sequence ATGGCCAGGTTGAGCACCCATTTTTCCCGGCAGGAATTTTGCTGCCGGTGCGGTTGCGGCTTTGATACCGTTGACGCCGAATTGCTCACCGTGCTGCAGTGGCTGCGCTGGGAGACCGGCAAGCCGGTGCGGATCAGTTCCGGCTGCCGGTGCGAGAGATACAACACCCGCGTCAACGGGGCGAAGCGTTCGAAACATCTGGTCGGGCGGGCGGCTGATATCGTGGTCGATGGCTACCGGCCGGCCGAGATCTACCACCTGATCAACACCAATTTTCCTGATCGGCTCGGGTTGATCGAATACGAGACATTCGTTCACATCGATACGAGAGCCGGCAAATACCGCGATAAGCGGTAG